In Mytilus trossulus isolate FHL-02 unplaced genomic scaffold, PNRI_Mtr1.1.1.hap1 h1tg000244l__unscaffolded, whole genome shotgun sequence, the genomic stretch ttcaaaacagtgtggctgtggccattgattgacacattagattcatccattgactgggacaatttaggtgaacgtttgtatgtaacgaccactgctcagtgctcactatgtactttttaaagacacttaaactatggggtcaccaaaggttctcaacatcttaataaagtaattcgaaaaactaatcagaaataacacgatgttttgatttatattaattatataaatcaaaacataaaggttattcctgattaattttttgaattattttataattaaaggcgttaagaaacctttggtgaccccacagttgaAATGTCTATCGTAAGTACGTCGTGAAcagtggtcgttacagacaaacgttcatgTAAATTGTTCCAGTCAATGGATGAATTTAatgtgtcaatcaatggccacagccacactgttttaaatttcaatctaTAAAAAAGTAATGTATAGAAATCTGATCAAAATAAAGATCCTGTGTCATAGGTTTGCTATCAAGGATCTGACAAAACTCCATTTTACtttctgtttttgaaataaaagtatcatACAATGAAGTCTCATCGTTCAATTGTTTGACGGTGTGTATCATTCCGACAAAACCATAGGATCCCGAAAGGTCtttaaaacagaaagtagaacGGTGTATTTGCAGATTATTGTGTGCAACGCATTGCCAGAtgattttttaactttattcatatttataaatgaatagaGAAGTAAAAACGTCCACaaactaaatatatttatattcctGTATAAAATAAGATTTGTATTCTTGGTTTTATTAGCTTTTGAGTTGACAGAATTCGATGTTTCTTGAATATCATCTGTAGAAAATGTTAAACTGCTATCATAGAAAAgctcaccattttcaaaaattatagtGAATTATTTACAGGTTCCTAgataaacattgaaatttaacttttgatttATAAGAATGGAGACAAACAGCTTGGTTTTACCTACTTTAAAAAGTATAAGATTCatacaatgaaaatatttatataacgcTCGAACTGGTTGTAGGTTTCTTAAATTTTAGCTGGCAGAGGACCTAAATATATGTTCATATTCAATTAATAATAATcacaaataacattttatgattttggtGCACCCCAACCCAATTTAAAGATTAACAGTCACTAGGAATtctcaactttaaaaaaatgtgatatttaaacaatatattaattcaaAAATACGTGAGGATCTATATGGCAGAAAGGGatctaaaagaataaaaaagccAGTTAAAGTTACTCTTGCATGAGTTAGTTTGACCATTTGTGTTTTAATTCTAATTAGATGAAAACTtcataaagaaatatttcaaatcaatttagGCAACAGTAatttaccgatgttcaaaaaAGAGGCTAAATAAACCAAAGggaaattcaaactcataagtctcAAAACAAACAGGCAACGCCGtgactaaaaaaagaaaaggcaaACAACAGAACATGTTGTTCCTATAAAATACCTTGATTATCAAATGATTACACATAACGAAATAACGAATTGATAGTAGAGTCTTATCCTACTTTGGAATATTACCAAATTATAATGTATATGTCATGTAACCCTGAAACTTGACCGAAtgtgaaatttgaaattgatacgTTTTTCAATACAAAGGATAGACGGGACATGTACCAATATAAACACCACAAACATAGTAAAATCTCATATACAGCCCTTTGATGATGTAAGACCTGAGGGACTAAATAAATAAGATGTACAAGCTAGATGTTTTTAGATAACCACTCGTTAGGTAACGCGTCTACTTTGTTTACTTTATCATTTTCAGATGCCTTTTTGTTTCAGAGTAACATGACATATACATTAGAATTTGGTAATATTCCAGGGTAAGATATGAGTCTACTAATGCTTAGTCGTCCGAAATGCTTTTCAGGCGTATAATTTATGTATAGGCAATAAGCTCAACCTCCATTATGCATCTAAAAGTAAAAACAGATTTGATCTTAGGTTAAGTTTGCATAAGGCAGGTGAAACCTTATTCCCTAAATGAGTCATTAAGGtattaacagaaaatttaagaaagTTTTACTTTAAATGTCAACACACTTTTACGCAAATGTCAACATTTGGTCCATACAGTTCAGAAGTAGTAATACTCAAGTgctaaaaatcataaaaataaccTTTCACAATTATAATGCGTCCGAAGCGTGTTTCTGAATTAATTTTCATCTGGAAcgcttaattaaaaaaagaacaaatgcTACAAACAGTTAAAAGCAAAATCTGACAAAGATACCACTTAAAATTTGCCTTTGTCTTAAACGAGGTCCTACACGATACTATGTCAATACGTTTAGTTAATTTCGCAATACACATAAATATACATTGCCTTTTAAAACTTACCATACATCATATTGGTTTGAAATTGTGTTAAGTTTTTTGTGACTGCTTTAATGATATCAGCGACTTTATCATTTTCCCACTCTTCCATATCCGTTTTAAGATCAGTAAAGTTTGTAATGGCTTCCTTAGCTATTTGGGATGTCTGATCTCTGTTATTTCTTAGTATTTCAGATACCTGCTTCTCGAATACAGTCTTTGATTTCTGCAACAAATCCCTCTGTTCATTTATTGATTGCATCACAGTATTTTGCCATGCGTGAACATTTTCCATGAACTTGGTAACATTTTCACTTTGGTTCTCTGATAAATCTAAAAATCTGATGTCATACTCAGAATGCATCCCTGATAATTCACGTTCATATTTGGTATGTGATTTTATCAGCTTTGATGAATATTCGTGAAGCATACTGTCTTTCAGTTCGAGCAGTGTTTTGTGAACAATATCTTCCATTTTGTCAGTAAAAGTAGAAACAATATTATCATCAATGTAATCCTTCAATTGTGCGTTTAAAGCAGAAACATCGAGATCAGCAACAAGAGGCGCTTGCAGTGCGTTGGAAACGAGTGGCATCCTAACACTTTTACTCACTGAATTGTTGTACGGTTTAGCGGCAAGTATCAAAGGCGttgtaaaaacaacaaaaataaacataacaaataaaagagAAGGATCTTTCATATTTGAAAGCTGATGAACATATACCATGTCAACTATCCACTAGTTTAAGACATACTTTGTAAAAGATATCGTCCTTgtgttatatatgtatacataacGTAAATCATTAAGGAGGCACTTATGATTCAGAGTAAAATTGATAAGGTTCGCATTGCtccttatatgtatatattttacgAG encodes the following:
- the LOC134701421 gene encoding angiopoietin-related protein 7-like isoform X3, with the translated sequence MVYVHQLSNMKDPSLLFVMFIFVVFTTPLILAAKPYNNSVSKSVRMPLVSNALQAPLVADLDVSALNAQLKDYIDDNIVSTFTDKMEDIVHKTLLELKDSMLHEYSSKLIKSHTKYERELSGMHSEYDIRFLDLSENQSENVTKFMENVHAWQNTVMQSINEQRDLLQKSKTVFEKQVSEILRNNRDQTSQIAKEAITNFTDLKTDMEEWENDKVADIIKAVTKNLTQFQTNMMYARECADKPNLVGVNSISPDDSHTFNVRCEAGGWTVIQKRFNGVTEFYRNWQDYENGFGDLNEEFWLGNKYIALLTSRGNHELRIDLEDWNGEKAYALFISFKVGDQSTNYKLTVSGYSGNAGDSMTYHNNMPFSTYDRDNDKATNSNCADYSGLKGAWWYNACWRSNLNGKYSHTSSSGGIKYAAWRGYSKTMKKSSMMIKRTKK
- the LOC134701421 gene encoding angiopoietin-related protein 7-like isoform X1, with the protein product MVYVHQLSNMKDPSLLFVMFIFVVFTTPLILAAKPYNNSVSKSVRMPLVSNALQAPLVADLDVSALNAQLKDYIDDNIVSTFTDKMEDIVHKTLLELKDSMLHEYSSKLIKSHTKYERELSGMHSEYDIRFLDLSENQSENVTKFMENVHAWQNTVMQSINEQRDLLQKSKTVFEKQVSEILRNNRDQTSQIAKEAITNFTDLKTDMEEWENDKVADIIKAVTKNLTQFQTNMMYDMERIEKKLIIRDILPARECADKPNLVGVNSISPDDSHTFNVRCEAGGWTVIQKRFNGVTEFYRNWQDYENGFGDLNEEFWLGNKYIALLTSRGNHELRIDLEDWNGEKAYALFISFKVGDQSTNYKLTVSGYSGNAGDSMTYHNNMPFSTYDRDNDKATNSNCADYSGLKGAWWYNACWRSNLNGKYSHTSSSGGIKYAAWRGYSKTMKKSSMMIKRTKK
- the LOC134701421 gene encoding angiopoietin-related protein 7-like isoform X2; its protein translation is MVYVHQLSNMKDPSLLFVMFIFVVFTTPLILAAKPYNNSVSKSVRMPLVSNALQAPLVADLDVSALNAQLKDYIDDNIVSTFTDKMEDIVHKTLLELKDSMLHEYSSKLIKSHTKYERELSGMHSEYDIRFLDLSENQSENVTKFMENVHAWQNTVMQSINEQRDLLQKSKTVFEKQVSEILRNNRDQTSQIAKEAITNFTDLKTDMEEWENDKVADIIKAVTKNLTQFQTNMMYDMERIEKKLIIRDILPARECADKPNLVGVNSISPDDSHTFNVRCEAGGWTVIQKRFNGVTEFYRNWQDYENGFGDLNEEFWLGNKYIALLTSRGNHELRIDLEDWNGEKAYALFISFKVGDQSTNYKLTVSGYSGNAGDSLTYHNNMPFSTYDRDNDKSAHNCAAYSDIKGAWWYNNCWRSNLNGKYFNSHSLAGIRYHAWRGYYVTLKKSSMMIKRT